The stretch of DNA catatatttgttatattgcataaattaccTGGCTTTTATAGTTGCTACTGTACAATTCTGTTATGGTATTGTGTACTCTGTTATGTCAATGTATGTAAATAAGGAATTTCCCATTATTTAGTGAAAGTCATCTTCGGCGACACCCAATAATATAACGTAATATAATGATGTCATTTACGTTCTGATgagaaatatgcaaaattgatGAAGCATAACAACCGTAAAAAATATGCCACATGATCGTTGCATAAAAACTCGTTGCTTATTCcacatgtgtgtgtatacacgTGCATAGCGCGAATTGTTTATGCGGTCGTACCAATCGTACGCTTGATACCGATGCGACCTAGCCATATCTGACTTTAATACACGTGACTGTGTCAGTGAGCTGAATTCAGGTTGCGAACAGCTGAGAATGTTACAATTCTGTTTGTTTTACGATCATTCATTCTGCTGGCAcacaaatatgttaaatattgacACGCTATCGCataatttttagaacaatATTGAACTTTTGTggtaatatttgaataatcttgaattataaattaacaaaattacaataaatatagagAAGCACATAACCTAAAACATGGTTCGCTTCAAAAACAGGTACGTTATTCATAattgttacaataattttatattcatgatGATGTTGAACTTGATTAATAATGTACGAGATAAagcaaattacaattttgataattcttctattatatCCATTTAGATACATTGTTCTCGAAGTAAAGCcgtataacaaaaataatgaacaattaatgtttaaaaatacggCTCTAGCACATGCTGTTAATAAGAAGGTACAATATTTATACGGTGATTTTGGAGCAGCAGCAATAAGGGATGGCTTTGATGgtaattcaatatttgaagCAATGataatttcaaacattttttattcataataatatgataattatgttatttttttatttaaattaatttgtactttaatatatttttttgtcacaGTAAAATACTGCaataaacatacaaaaataGCATTGATAAAGACTAGACATGGGCCTCATAAATTTGTATTGCGTGCCAGCCCATTGATAAATGAAGTAGGTGGACAACAGGTTAAAACAAGTATTCTATATATTGGAGCCACCATGAAacattgttttcttttcatcAGGGTGagaatgcaatatattttgcctattttgtataatatgtaaaaaaacttcattttttaaatatttttagaaacatCAAGAGAAAAAGCTGGAACAAATGTGGTCAAGATTACGGACAGAAAATGAGAGGAAAGAAATGGAGACAGCTTTAATGACTTTGACGCCTGCTATGAAagattttaagtaaaaattacttccattcttttataaacaattgtgtgtatttcttacaaaacaattttagtttcttaataattcattaagtATGTTAACTAGTCgtaatactaaaaaaatattaaaattgtttacatatatacatgatgatttatattttctaacaccataaaatagaaataacatgttttgttaaaaaaaaaaaaaaacatttctccCTTCTATTTAAGAATTAGCGTGATATTCgtattacaaatacaaaattagcaatactaatattaatttttattaatctagtaatgaaaattttcaggaatttatgattttgttttttccgtatttttttcaaatgcgTTTTCCAGTGATTCCATCGTTATCTGCAGAAGATATCTCCCACGATTGGGCGCATCCATAAAGGGTTCGAACCTACCTCTCGCCAGTTGTCGCTGCCCATGCTGACTGGAAGCTTCCCCCGTGTCGCCACCACCGCAGTGTCTCGCGTTATTCTGTTTCCATTGCTCGTCGCGCGCGTAACCGCTCTTTGAGATCGTTTTACGGCACCGTTCGAAGGCAGTATAGCAAGCAGTATAGCAACTTGAGCGCTTGATTTCGTTATTCTACGTATCCTTACGAGTGCAGAAATTCGTACGTGCGGGTTCCGTGCGAGAATTAAGTGTACACACACACCAAGCGCACACCGGACTCGATTCGAAATCCAAGCTCGCGGATGTTGATACGCGAGACCACTCTCACTCCGTGATTGCTCCGTGATCTAGTTGTGTTTTCACCGGACTCCCAGTTTTACACCGGATGCCGAGATAAGCGTGAAGCTCCGGTATCGACCGTACCGTTCCGGGATAGTTATCGCTCAACCGCATAGTTATCTGGGATAATTATCGCTCCGGTAGCCGGCGAACGTCAGGCGAGGTAAGCTCTGTTCCCTATGCGCTATCGATCCCCGAGTGTTTGGACTCGCTCCTTGTTCTCGACGATCGGATCCACCCTCCTGCGAAAGGTTATGACTGGCGATCGTTCGTGACAACATGTTATCCTTGCAATAACTTATTTGAATCTTTTGACATGGGATACTGGAATTTtcgtaaatattgttattgtgAAAATTGTGAGATACATAAGTCAGTTTGGGAAAAATGTCGTGCGTGAGATACTCTTTCATGCTCTTGTATAacctttgatatttaatataatagctGAGATATTGCGTACATCCTGCGCCAGAATTAACGGCACGAAGATGCGCCAGTGATCAAGGGTTAATCGTCTATTTCCCGTTTCTGATAGATTACAAATTGAACGTCTCTCCGGTGTCGTTTTTAAGGGACGAATAATCGGAAATAGATAACAGCGTTTATATCTTGAATTCGTGGAATCTAGTGCGCCTGAAATACTTGATATGAACTTTATCGAAAATCTATGATTTCTTACGAAAATATTCTCAGAGTTGTAACACAGTTTTCTTTactaattcaaaaattaataaattctaacCGGAAGCATGTTTTATTCAGCTTCTTTTGTATTCGCAgtgaagaattttttaaatacctttTCTTAGCTAGAGGcagtatttcaattttgttttgtatatattattgataataataaatctaaattaataacgataaatttttagatattttgttttaaatgcaatatatgCATAAGTCTATTGTTGAaacagatatatttattttataacttgacAATATCGTATACAATacgataaaacaaaatcattaaaatggTGAATAATAATTAGGGATCTTCAACTGTGTACTTGttctattatgaaaaatttacaagatCAATTAACGATAATGGCTTGAATACGATCAAATTGTGTATGAATTTACAAATATGACAAACTGGTTAAGTGAGCATTATTATTgatgtattataaaagtattcgTGTTATCATGTGTATTTTCCGCTAATAATTGCCTAccctttttaattttttttaaaagcaattttgaTTGATAGTCGAGAAATCGCGTGCCGGTAATACATTGTAACTGTTTCATCATTTCGTGGTTTACATAAAAATGCACAGAGCGAAAGTGGATCGTATGAATCTGCAAAATCAAACTTAAATACACATGTggattttgcaattaatgaaTTCTATAATTACAAAGTTGGAATCCTGCGAATTATGAATTTACTTTTACTCGAAAGCCCATGActgtaacttttaaaaattatttgtacaattcATTCCAAcgaatataatgaaaatttatagttattttttggaaagacGCTGAAAAACGTCTCTCAATCTTTTAAATCcacccttttttttcttcgcgattccgcgtaacaaaaattaatcgcGAACAATAGCTCTCGAGCTTATCTCTCGAATTTATCACGTCTGAAAACGCGGCGCGCGCTCAATTTAGCTAGAAAGTGTGGccaatttatttatcactttAACGTAAAGTCATTCGCAAAACGATTGCGAATTGCTAGGGAATTAATTGACGTAAAATTTGTACGGAATCGGCAGTCGTGAGACACGAAGCGAGATTCTCAGCGCGATTAGAGAGCCGTGGTAGGTAAGCTCTCACGTTGCCGTACGGCGAAAAAACATTCCGCGTCAGGTGGGATGAAATTGTATCTTACTTTCGCGACCGTGCGAAAGAAAACGTgttgaagaatatttataatcgagGAAAGCGTGGGCGAGACTGGCGTTTTTACGGCTGTTACGCCGATGCGATCGCGGGCTTCCGTTCGCTTATTAATTCGCTAATTAGTCCGGGTCTATACGCGGTGACGAGGATTCTTCTACTCGATAATTAGCCCGGTCAGTTTAGTGAGTGGCCTTAAACTTTCACGCCGTCAGCGCAGTTTTCACGACACCTATATAGCAATTTCGTGTAATTGTATGATTATTGCGCGGCACGTTCATGTTTACAGATCTGAGCGATCGAAacatatgtattatgtaaGATAGAAGTGTTATTTTCTCCATTACTGCGACTTATTCGATCAGA from Linepithema humile isolate Giens D197 chromosome 2, Lhum_UNIL_v1.0, whole genome shotgun sequence encodes:
- the Pop5 gene encoding ribonuclease P/MRP protein subunit POP5; translated protein: MVRFKNRYIVLEVKPYNKNNEQLMFKNTALAHAVNKKVQYLYGDFGAAAIRDGFDVKYCNKHTKIALIKTRHGPHKFVLRASPLINEVGGQQVKTSILYIGATMKHCFLFIRKHQEKKLEQMWSRLRTENERKEMETALMTLTPAMKDFK